In the Bacillus shivajii genome, one interval contains:
- the rlmH gene encoding 23S rRNA (pseudouridine(1915)-N(3))-methyltransferase RlmH, whose translation MQIQIISVGKIKDKYLKLGIAEFEKRLRPYCKLTMDEIADEQAPEQLSEKELVSIKDKEGERILSKIKAHQYVIALAIEGNQWSSEKLADEMEKLSIYGKSQVAFVIGGSNGLSDDVLKRADQKLSFSKMTFPHQLMKLILLEQVYRAFKIQKNEPYHK comes from the coding sequence TTGCAAATTCAAATTATAAGTGTTGGTAAGATTAAAGATAAATACCTCAAGTTAGGTATAGCAGAGTTTGAGAAGCGTCTGCGTCCATACTGTAAGTTAACGATGGATGAAATTGCAGATGAACAAGCTCCAGAACAGTTGAGTGAAAAAGAGTTAGTTTCAATCAAGGATAAAGAAGGGGAGCGGATCCTAAGTAAAATCAAAGCTCACCAATATGTTATAGCGTTAGCAATCGAAGGAAATCAGTGGTCATCAGAGAAACTAGCAGATGAGATGGAGAAGTTAAGTATATACGGAAAAAGTCAGGTAGCATTTGTAATAGGTGGTTCGAATGGACTGAGTGATGATGTATTAAAGAGGGCGGATCAGAAGCTGTCATTTTCAAAAATGACATTCCCTCATCAATTGATGAAGTTGATCCTTCTTGAACAAGTATATCGTGCATTCAAGATCCAGAAAA